The following are from one region of the Lepeophtheirus salmonis chromosome 8, UVic_Lsal_1.4, whole genome shotgun sequence genome:
- the LOC121123620 gene encoding uncharacterized protein isoform X41, translated as MDLISGDATSDGSNVTPLPPQVESSLPSPAHPKSSSGTPPHPSLSSSTLDKADQMLKSTESLSSKKGVSLRNQTSEAWFLFDDEDSEGRSECNREREDRVKRIRELQESDRRRKLEELKQHALSAQKFRLQQELERRRHIEELRLRDTDKRHQVEERKKALEEAERDRRVALLRKNKEREERIEQKRRAQNQMNYAFGSSTPRMIEPRVDSMSDIWGGTRSRSTSSSNVFAQMSQSMYCNRRSAERDPSIEARKQRATSAHGLDRNDGEDLMSQSFSGALATPNAHRRRTDLVPTLTASSRSTTPRSCKSPGLSRENTLHPSRPPSVMSTDSRSSVVSVGGVRMRNTPSRRPRPISIATTGVMSSSMYEKKNAPSPLAARNRQKSTSSLTGGDLRKKRARSVTSDREDDTKSTTSNSSSVMSKSMITRRTPAQVKADSAARKAKPPTSKSSTPTHTATHKKIGSKSPSLSGSIKSLDGSVCQDELKSPKNEVFEGQEPNAASNLTENAVGQSSSSLKEGTPPYESKESPSDESAGAISSTGKRIITSEEEAKARLAEKRRQMKEKKEREAELERQRLAELERIENERLEKEEEEERLAMVEAEKLAGEARKVEELRLQKAIEEAERKKEEDRKKQEEEEKLRQEKEEQEKKKQEELSDKLRKEEEERMLRKKRIEEIMSRTRKPNNQNNNSSNNNNNNNINHDPPSHDAKSSESTKNAITVTTTSADESTSSNSNSEPLSSNKNGEHETSPASSSVNKDINNVVVVETTINHRNHSGGDEDNELELTSNNTSLSADNMNNNNINENMQNHHLQENNDSNDNFVKEENAKNSSKTSTTTIVSSSSSPAEKGVIHSFISENNKADIDKNGDISSHPDRDDNTIARMTENNDTRQDLDQIMELSVDSNNDITTKFSPPSTPIIAFEESINVPKQEPPTADLLS; from the exons gTGATGCAACCTCGGATGGCTCGAATGTGACTCCACTTCCGCCTCAAGTAGAATCATCATTACCATCCCCTGCTCACCCTAAATCATCTTCTGGTACTCCTCCACATCCATCGCTGTCATCCTCTACTCTAGACAAAGCCGACCAAATGCTAAAATCCACAGAGTCTCTTTCCTCTAAAAAAGGGGTTTCACTGAGAA accaaACATCTGAGGCttggtttttatttgatgacGAAGACTCTGAAG GTCGAAGTGAATGTAATCGAGAACGAGAGGATCGAGTAAAGCGCATCAGAGAACTACAAGAAAGTGATAGGAGGAGAAAATTGGAGGAGTTAAAACAACAC gcattatCGGCCCAAAAATTTCGTCTGCAACAAGAACTTGAGAGACGAAGGCACATAGAAGAACTTCGATTGCGAGATACAGACAAACGACATCAAGTTGAGGAGCGTAAAAAAGCTCTTGAAGAAGCAGAAAGAGATAGAAGAGTGGCTCTGCTAAGAAAGAATAaa GAACGAGAGGAGAGAATAGAACAAAAAAGACGAGCACAGAATCAAATGAATTACGCGTTTGGAAGTTCAACACCTAGAATGATTGAGCCTAGAGTTGATTCTATGTCAGACATTTGGGGCGGCACGAGGAG tAGGTCAACATCCTCTTCCAATGTTTTTGCTCAAATGAGTCAATCCATGTATTGTAACAGAAGGTCTGCGGAACGAGATCCTTCAATTGAAGCTAGAAAGCAGAGGGCTACGTCTGCACATGGTCTTGATAGAAACGATG GTGAAGATTTGATGAGTCAGTCATTTTCGGGTGCATTAGCCACACCAAATGCTCATCGAAGACGTACAGATCTTGTTCCGACCCTGACAGCTTCTTCTCGATCCACTACACCGAGAAGTTGCAAATCGCCAG gcttGAGTCGTGAAAACACCCTGCATCCGTCTAGACCTCCGAGTGTGATGAGCACGGATTCCCGTTCTAGTGTTGTTAGCGTGGGGGGTGTACGAATGAGAAACACACCTTCCAGACGTCCACGTCCAATTTCCATTGCTACTACTGGAGTTATGTCCTCATCTATGTATGAGAAAAAAAACGCACCATCACCTTTGGCAGCTAGAAATCGACAAAAAT CAACATCTTCCCTTACTGGAGGAGATTTACGTAAGAAAAGGGCAAGAAGTGTTACATCCGATCGAGAGGACGATACAAAAAGTACTACCAGTAATTCTTCTTCTGTAATGTCCAAGTCAATGATAACGAGACGAACACCTGCTCAAGTTAAGGCGGATTCAGCAGCAAGGAAAGCTAAG CCACCGACTTCAAAGTCATCCACTCCAACACATACAGCTACTCATAAGAAAATAGGCTCAAAGAGTCCCAGCTTGTCAGGAAGTATCAAGAGCTTAGATGGATCTGTATGTCAAGACGAGCTAAAATCACCAAAGAATGAAGTTTTTGAAGGTCAAGAACCGAATGCTGCTTCGAATTTAACTGAGAATGCTGTAGGTCAAAGTTCATCTTCTTTAAAAGAAGGAACTCCACCTTACGAATCTAAAGAATCCCCCTCTGATGAATCTGCTGGAGCAATTTCCTCCACTGGAAAGCGTATTATCACAAGTGAGGAAGAGGCTAAGGCTCGTTTAGCAGAAAAGAGGAGACAAATGAAGGAGAAGAAGGAACGTGAAGCTGAGTTAGAGCGACAGAGATTAGCAGAACTTGAGAGAATTGAAAACGAGCGACTAGAGAAGGAAGAGGAAGAAGAGCGATTAGCTATGGTCGAAGCTGAAAAACTTGCAGGGGAAGCACGGAAGGTTGAGGAACTCCGTCTTCAGAAGGCAATTGAAGAAGCTGAACGTAAAAAGGAGGAGGATCGTAAgaaacaagaagaagaagaaaaactccGCCAGGAAAAAGAAGagcaagaaaagaaaaagcagGAGGAACTTAGTGACAAATTACGCAAGGAAGAGGAAGAGCGTATGCTTCGTAAAAAACGAATCGAGGAAATCATGTCAAGAACCCGAAAGCCTAACAATCAGAATAATAACAGTAGtaataacaacaacaataataatattaaccatGATCCTCCATCTCATGATGCCAAG agCTCTGAATCGACAAAGAATGCTATTACTGTAACTACTACTTCTGCTGATGAATCCACCTCTTCTAATTCTAATAGTGAACCCCTTTCCTCCAACAAAAATGGAGAGCATGAAACATCCCCTGCATCATCATCTGTTAATAAAGACATTaataatgttgttgttgttgaaacAACCATCAATCATCGGAATCATTCCGGTGGCgatgaagataatgaattaGAACTTACATCCAATAACACTTCTCTTAGTGCGgacaatatgaataataataacataaatgagAACATGCAAAATCATCATcttcaagaaaataatgatagtaATGATAACTTTGTGAAAGAAGAAAATGCAAAGAATTCCTCAAAGACATCCACTACGACGATAGTCTCTTCATCATCCTCTCCTGCAGAGAAAGGAGTCATTCATTCTTTTATATCGGAAAATAACAAAGCCGATATTGATAA AAACGGTGATATTTCATCCCATCCTGATAGAGACGACAATACCATAGCCAGGATGACAGAGAACAACGATACTCGACAAGATCTGGATCAGATCATGGAATTGAGCGTTGATTCTAATAATGATATCACCACCAAATTTTCTCCACCGAGTACTCCTATCATTGCATTCGAAGAAAGTATTAATGTTCCTAAGCAAGAACCTCCAACTGCAG aTTTGTTATCTTGA